The Candidatus Krumholzibacteriota bacterium genomic interval ATCTCGGCGATCGTCGCCTGCGACCACCATGTCGACGACAGGGCCAGCGCGGCGATGCCCGCGATGGCGCCGGCGCGGCTCGCGCCGGCGTAGCGCGCCGCGAAAAAGAGCGTGCCGAGCGCGGCGGCGGCCATGAGGGCGGAGAGGAGATTGACGCGGAACGCGGTTCCGGCCGCGTGAAGGCCGGCGACGAGCCTTGCGACAAGCAGGAAGACGGGATAGCCCGTCGTGTGGGCGTGGCCGGTGAAGCGGGCGAGGAACTGGAATTCCCCGGAGTCGCCCGGCAGGAGACCCGGCGCGAGCGTGCGCAGGTAGACGGCGAGCCCGGCGAGCGCCACGGCGAGCGCCACGAGGGCATCCATGCGATCCGGATCGCGTCGCCGGGTCATCGGAGGGGCGTCTCCCGCGCGAGAGGGCCAGAGAGGATTCGCCGCAGGATAGCACGGCGCCGGCGTCGGGGGAAGAGGCAACTCCGCGCGCCGCGGGCGCTCGGCCGGTTTCTGTTGAAAGATGTTGGCCCGTGCGCATATTCTCACCTGGAGACCGCCACGTGAAAGGAGACGCATGCGACGCTCGATCCGGATCATCACCCTCGTTGGCCTCGCCGCCCTCGTCGTCGGCGCCGCAGGCGCCTGGCTGCTCCACGCCCAGCCCTTCGGTCCCGTGTTCGACGCCTTCGCCATCGCCGCATGGCTGGGGCTCGTTCTGGCCCTCGCCGGTCCGGCGGCGCTCGTCGCGCGCCGAGCCGCGTGGGGCGCGGCCGCCGGATCGCTCCTCGCCGTCGCGGCCGTCGCCGTGCTCCTTCTCGGCGTGATCGTTCTCGTCGACTCCGAGATCCTCATCTACCGCGGCCTGCCCCCGTCGCCGACGGCCGGGGAGTGGGTCGCCGACCTCGACACCCTCGCCGCGAGGATGCGGGAGATCCATCCCGCGCTCTTCGAGCACGTGGACGAGGCGACGTTCGACGCGGCCGTCCGGGAGCTCGCCGCCGAGATTCCCCGCCTCGGCGAGGACGATATCCTCGCCGGCTTCGCGCGGATCGTCGCCCTGCCGCGGGATGCGCACTGCCTGCCGAACGTCATGTCATTCAACCTCGACTGGCACCTCATCCCACTCGCCCTCTGGCAGTTCGACGACGGCCTCTACGTGACGAACGCTCCCCGGGAACGCCGCGGTCTCGTCGGCTGTCGCCTCGTCGCCATCGAGGAGACTCCCGTCGCCGAGGCGATGGAGCGGATGCGACGGTATTTCACCGCAGAGACGGATGCCGGCTGGCTCGAGCGCGGTCCGCTGGCCCTCTCGGTCGGCGAGTGGCTGGCCGCCGAGGGGATCGCGCGCGACGCGCGGCGGATCGAACTGACCTTCGAGCGGGCGGGGGGGGAGCGCTTCGCCGAGCGCCTGCGCACCGTCCACTACCTCCCCTGCATCTACTGGTCGACGATCCGCCGGGTGGAGAACGACGCGCACCCGGTCGTGACGAACGAACGCCGGGACAACTACGCCTTCGAGTCACTCGAGGGGGGAAAGACGGTCCTCTTCCGCTTCAACGCCGCCGTCGATCTCGGCGGCGATCGAAGCTTCGCCGGCTTCCTCGATTCGCTCGCCGTGTTCGTCCGCGAGGGCCCGGCCGAACGGCTCGTCATCGACCTCCGGAGCAACGGGGGAGGGAACGGCAATCTCGCGTCCCTCATCGTCGACTGCGTCACGGGGATCGGGAAGTTCGAACGGCCCGGGCGGCTCTACGTCCTCATCAGCCGCAGATCCTTCTCGGCGGCCGCCATGACCGCCTCGATGCTCCGCTACAACACGCAGGCGATCTTCGTGGGCGAGACGACCGCGCAGGGTCCGGATTTCTTTTCGTCGCCGGCGATCGTTCGCCTGCCCGAGTGCAGGCGCGCGTTCTTCGTCTCGACGCGGGCGACGCTCGCCACGCCGGTGCGCGGGGACCGCGCGCCGATCGAACCGGACATCCCCGTCCGCTGCACATGGGCCGATTTCGCCGCGGGACGCGATGCGGCGATCGATCTCATCCTCGGCCGGGACATGCCTCGCGTCCGGTCGGGACCGCCGGAACTGGACGCGGCGCTCATCAGGCGCCTCGTGGGTCGGTACCGGTTCAGCCCCTGGCAGAGTCTCGACATGGAGCACGATGAGGGGGGGCTTCGCCTGCGTATCGATGACGCGATCGAGGGCAGCCTCTGCCGCGCGCGCACCGATGTCGTTCCGGTGGGAGACGAACTGGGCACCGGCATTCCCGGCGTCTTCATCCGGTTTGTCGACGGGGTGGACGGGAAGCCGGATTCCCTCCTCGTCGACTGGAGGGGACACGTGATCGTCGCGCCGAGGGCGCCCGCGGACTGGTCTCTGCCGATGGAGCTCGTCGCCGCGGGGCGCGTCGAGGAGGGGATCGATCTCTTCCGCCGCGACATCGCTCCCATCGCGGACAAGACGCCGCAGATCGAACGGATGCTGAACAACCTCGGCTACCGGTTCATGAGGAACGAGCGGCTCGACGATGCGATCGCCGTCTTCGAGCTCAACACGGAGCTCTATCCCCGTTCGGCCAACGCCTGGGACAGCCTGGGCGAGGGATGCATGGAGGCGGGTCGGACAAAGGACGCGATCCGCTTCTACGAGAAATCGCTCGATCTCAACCCCGACAACGCCAATGCGAAACGGATGCTGGAGCGGCTCCGCGGCTCCGGAGAAGGGAGAAACGATCCATGATCCGAACGGCGCTCTGCGCGGCCGCACTCCTCGCGGCCCTCGCCGCCCCCGCGGCGGCCGGCTTCGAGACGGACACGATCGCGACGTCGGCGGGAGACCTCGCGATCACGTTCATCGGGCACGGCACGCTCATGTTTACCGTCGGCGGCAGGACGGTCCACGTCGATCCATGGACCCGCCTCGCCGACTATTCGGCTTTGCCGAAAGCCGACCTCGTTCTCCTGACCCACGCCCACCGCGACCATCTCGACCCCGACGCGCTTGCCGCCGTTCGCACGGAGGCGACGGCCGTCGTCATGCCTGCCGTCTGCGCGGAAGACGTGGAAAGCGGCGTCGTGATGGGCAACGGCGAGACGGCCGAGGCCGCGGGTTTCGCGATCGAGGCGGTTCCGATGTACAACATCGTCCACCTGCGGAAGGACGGCTCGCCCTTCCACGAGAAGGGGGTGGGGAACGGCTACGTCGTCCAGATCGGCGACACCCGCCTCTACATCGCCGGCGACACGGAGAACACCCCCGAGATGAAGGCCCTCGAGGAAATCGACATCGCCTTCCTGCCGATGAACCTTCCCTACACGATGACCCCGGAGATGGTCGCCGACGCCGCCCGGGCCTTCCGTCCCCGGATCCTCTACCCGTACCACTTCGGCGATACCGACACCGCGACGCTCGTCGAGCTGCTGAAGGACGAGACGGACATCGAGGTGCGGATCAGGCGGATGGAGTAGCCGCATGTCGCTGCGCATGATCGAGATCGTCATCCCCGAGGCGGAGATGCCCGCGCTCGAGGAGATCCTCAAAGAACGGGCCGCCACGCGCATCTGGACCGAGACGATCGCCGAGGGGAAGGGGCGGGCGAAGGTGCTCATGCCGCCCGAGCTCGTCGAGAGCACCCTCGACGCCCTCCGCGAGCGCTTCGGCGGCAGCCCCGGATTCCGCGCGATGCTGCTGCGGGTCGAGGCGACCGTCCCCGAGATCAAGGTCGACGAGGAGAGGAAGGAACAGAAGGAGAAGGCCGCCGCGGCGGCGGCGACGCCCGACGCGGACCGCATCAGCCGCGAGGAGCTCTACGAGGCCGTCCTCGATGGGGCGCGCCTCTCGCGGATCTATTTCGTCATGGTCGTCCTCTCCACCCTCGTGGCCGCGATCGGCCTGACGAGAGGGGACGTGGCCGTCATCATCGGGGCGATGGTGATCGCGCCGCTTCTCGGGCCGAACGTGGCGATGGCCCTCGCCACGACGCTCGGCGACACGACGCTCCTGCGCAAGGGGCTCGCCGCTCTCGGCGCCGGCGTTGCCGTGTCGGGGGCCCTGTCGGTGGGGATTGGCCTCGTCATACACGTCGATCCGTCGGCGCCGCAGCTCGCGGCACGGGCCTCGCTCGGGATCAGCGACGTGCTCCTCGCCGTCACGGCGGGGATCGCCGGGACCTTCTCCTACACGACGGGGCTGCCGACGGCGCTGATCGGCGTGATGGTGGCCGTCGCGCTCCTCCCGCCCCTCGTGACGGCCGGGCTGCTCCTGGGCGGCGGGATGCCGGACCTCGCGCTCCGGGCCGCGGCGCTCCTCGTGACGAACATCGCCTGCGTGAACCTCGCCGGGGTCGTGACCTTCCTCGCGCAGCGGGTGCGCCCGCGGCGCTGGTGGGAGGAGGAGCGCGCCCGGCGCGCCGCCCGCATCTCGATCGCGATCTGGGTCGTGGTGCTGGCCGTGCTCGTCGCCGCGATGCTGCTCTTCTGGCGGGTGTAGGCGGCGTCAGAATCACCGTAAGGATGTACTTCGCACGCGGAGATTCGGCCTCGATAGAAACCGATCGACGTTACCGCCGCTGCTCGTGCAAACATACCTAACCGGTAACAACGGCTGCGTTTATTTGCGCGTTTTTACGCCCAGAAGCAGGCGCGTGGGCGGCGTGCGCTTCGCCAGCTCGCAGACGAGCAGGCAGGCGGCGTACGAGACCGCGCAGATCGCGACGAACTCGGCGAGGATCCCTAGCCGCAGCCGGGTGACATAATGCCCCGTCACGGAGATGGCGACGAGGTGGAGGATATAGAAAGGGTACGAGATCCGGTTGAACCACCGGAGGAAGCGGTTCGAGAACGAGAGGAAACGACGCACGAACCCGAGGATCGAGATCGTCCAGCACCAGGTGTTCAATCCCGCGACCAGCGAGTAGAGAAGGTACCCCGGCGCATAGGCCGGGGCGGAGTTTCCCGTGTATTCCATGTACAGCTTTGCCGCCGACAAGGCGATCCCGAGCGCGAGGGAAACGGTGAGGTGCCGGTCGATGGCCCGGCGCCACCGTGGATCGCCGGCGATGACGAGCCCGAAGAGGAAGGCCGTCAGGTTGTAGGCGAAGTAGCCCCAGTCCGTGTAGAGGTTGTTCTGGAAGAAGGGCCAGATCGGCGACAGGAGGGCGAAGATCGCGGCGATTGGCACGCCGCCGAGGAAGATCGCGCCCCGGCGGCCCGTCAACAGCCGCGTCGTTTGTTCGCAGAAGCGGCATGTTCCCGCGAGGATCCGCGGGTACGCGTAAAGCAGGAGCATCGAGTAGATGAAGAGGTAGCCGACGAACCACATGTGGGCCCAGTTCGGTCCGCCGCTCACCGGCGAATGGAACATCGTCAGGATGCACCACGGCCAGAACTGCGTCAGGAAGTCGACGCCGGTGAGATCGATGTCCGACGGCCAGTGCCAGCCAAGCACGGGGAAGAGGAGGATCATGAAGGCCAGGAGCGGCACGAGGAGCCGCCGGACGCGCTCGACGACGTATTCGCGGCGCGACCGGTACCGCATGGCCATCGCCGAGGCGGTGCCGGCGACGAGGAAGAGCAGGTACATGTGCAGGGGACTGCAGAAGTTGACGTAGCCGTGAAGGGCGTACCAGGCGACGGTGCCGCGTTGCACCGATGAGAACCCGCCGACGCTCGTGATCATCCAGGCCGTGTGGAACGGGATCAGGTTGATCGTCACGATCACGCGCAGCCAGTCCAGATCGTGCCGTCTTTCGCGTACCACCTGCTCCATGCGATAATTGTATTCGCCGTGGAATTGCTTGACAAGGACCGTCTTCGTCGAGTCGTTCGCCACCCCCACGCAAATGGAGACGATACTATTGACCGTATCTATCGGGAGCGTCTTTCCGGGGATGTCCCGGACGCGGCATGTCTCTTTCGTCTCTACGTCATGATGGATCTCTTCTCGATATTCGTTTCCTCGAGGCTGCTCTTCTGGCGGGTGCAGGACCGGTTGCCGGGAATATGCAGCCCATGAAGCGGCTCCGGCGGGCGCGTAGTGATGTTGACAGGCACTGCACGCCGGATAAAATAATACAGGGAAGACAATCGGCGGCGGGTGACTATCGAAGGGAACAACACCACATCTGTTGCGGGTCTCGACTCTTCTTTGCCGGGGGGGGGGAACATGCGTGCGACAAGGATATCCGGTCTCTGCTGTCTGATCTTTCTGCTCCCGGGAGCCGCATTCAGCGAAAACCTGCGGGCGACGACCGTGCCGGACGTCGATTTCGCGATCGTCAGGCTGGATTACCGGACCCGTGCCATCAAGGGTTACTACGAGTTCTCCCACCCCTGGCGGAAGTCGTTGCCGGAAGAGGGCTACGCGGAAGCGGGCAATGTCTTCTATCGATACGTGGCTCCGTGCGATCTGGGATACGTCCGCATACAAAGCAGGCTGACCGGCGAGCTTCTCGTGGAGGCGTCGACCGTGTGGATGGGGATGGGTACGTTCTGCTCTCCCCCTGTTTCGCTCTTCTCTGCCGACTATCTGGATGGCTACACCAATCCCCCGCCCGATACGTTGATCTATCTTCCGATCGGCATGGCGGGCGCGGAATACGCCGATTCCGCGTGGAGCGAGGTGCAGGGTACGGACATCATACACCGGCTGGCGGCGCTCGGATCGTACGAAGTCGTTCTCTACGATCATTTCTATACGGTCGGGGCGTCCGATCCCTCAACGGCCGAATGGATCGTGATCGCCTATACCCGTCCTCCCGCACCGGATGACATGGCGCTGGTGGCGTTGAACTGGCCGAAGACGCTGGTCACCCGAAACGTCGACTTCATCCCGGAAATCGTCGTGCACAACTTCAGCGACCGGACCCTGTCCGCGAGAGTCGATCTCACCATGACGACGGCTCACGGTCCCTCGGGCGAACGGCACGAGATGGTCGATCTGCTGCCGCCCGACTCGTCTCTCACCGTGCTTTTCGATCCGATCGTGGTGCTGGAGCCGGGCGACGCCGACCTAGACTTCGACCTGGTGAATCCCGACGGATCGCCGTTGGTGGACGCATACGCCGGCAACAACGGGTGGCGGCAGGATATCGAGGTGATCGACCTGCCGGTCTTCAGGCCCGTCAGCTCCCTCCGGCATCCGGGATCGGTTCCCATGTACGGCAAGGCTCTCGACTTCGACGATGACGGGGACGTCGATATCGTCCAGCTCAGTCACCCCGCCTGCAGGCTCTGGCGGAATGATGGCGCCGGCGCCTTCGTCGATGTCACGGGTCAATCCGCTGTTTCCTTTCCGGGCTATGCGGAAGAGGCGATCGCGGCTGATTTCAACGGCGACGGTCATTCCGACCTCATCGTCGTCGTCTTCAACAGCGAACCGGGATACTATCTCGGGGACGGGACGGGCGTGTTCGTCGACGCGACCGGGTACAGCGGACTCTCCGGCACGATCGGCTATGCCGATGTCGATGCATTCGACAAGGAGAACGACGGGGATCAGGATCTGGTCTTCCAGTCGTACGGGCAGGAGCTGGTATTCGAGAACGACGGCGGCGGGCATTTTACCGATGTCACGGCAACTTCGGGACTCGTTGATCCGGTCCAGACCGAGCGGGTGACGGTCGGGGATATCGACGGCGACGGCTTC includes:
- a CDS encoding MBL fold metallo-hydrolase, coding for MIRTALCAAALLAALAAPAAAGFETDTIATSAGDLAITFIGHGTLMFTVGGRTVHVDPWTRLADYSALPKADLVLLTHAHRDHLDPDALAAVRTEATAVVMPAVCAEDVESGVVMGNGETAEAAGFAIEAVPMYNIVHLRKDGSPFHEKGVGNGYVVQIGDTRLYIAGDTENTPEMKALEEIDIAFLPMNLPYTMTPEMVADAARAFRPRILYPYHFGDTDTATLVELLKDETDIEVRIRRME
- a CDS encoding T9SS type A sorting domain-containing protein, whose amino-acid sequence is MRATRISGLCCLIFLLPGAAFSENLRATTVPDVDFAIVRLDYRTRAIKGYYEFSHPWRKSLPEEGYAEAGNVFYRYVAPCDLGYVRIQSRLTGELLVEASTVWMGMGTFCSPPVSLFSADYLDGYTNPPPDTLIYLPIGMAGAEYADSAWSEVQGTDIIHRLAALGSYEVVLYDHFYTVGASDPSTAEWIVIAYTRPPAPDDMALVALNWPKTLVTRNVDFIPEIVVHNFSDRTLSARVDLTMTTAHGPSGERHEMVDLLPPDSSLTVLFDPIVVLEPGDADLDFDLVNPDGSPLVDAYAGNNGWRQDIEVIDLPVFRPVSSLRHPGSVPMYGKALDFDDDGDVDIVQLSHPACRLWRNDGAGAFVDVTGQSAVSFPGYAEEAIAADFNGDGHSDLIVVVFNSEPGYYLGDGTGVFVDATGYSGLSGTIGYADVDAFDKENDGDQDLVFQSYGQELVFENDGGGHFTDVTATSGLVDPVQTERVTVGDIDGDGFPDLALANWGSPSRVFVNDGSGRFSEIAGPWDFDYARKALIFDFDGDGLGDVLFARALHADLSILYRNLGGLSFEETSAGWGGLPSAFSAAAADCDGDGSQDLLLEDLDEWKLLMYEDGIYVDRTELLVDCGGELIGTVVLDPRFVDLDGDGDLDVYSQGVYFENQGLCGSHSGGDRPPVPESCLLRQNYPNPFNPATTIRFDLPRATHVRLRVYNVKGELVATLVNRRMTAGWKEVSWNATDDMGGAVSSGIYFCRLLAGGFAQTKKMVVLR
- a CDS encoding tetratricopeptide repeat protein, with the protein product MRRSIRIITLVGLAALVVGAAGAWLLHAQPFGPVFDAFAIAAWLGLVLALAGPAALVARRAAWGAAAGSLLAVAAVAVLLLGVIVLVDSEILIYRGLPPSPTAGEWVADLDTLAARMREIHPALFEHVDEATFDAAVRELAAEIPRLGEDDILAGFARIVALPRDAHCLPNVMSFNLDWHLIPLALWQFDDGLYVTNAPRERRGLVGCRLVAIEETPVAEAMERMRRYFTAETDAGWLERGPLALSVGEWLAAEGIARDARRIELTFERAGGERFAERLRTVHYLPCIYWSTIRRVENDAHPVVTNERRDNYAFESLEGGKTVLFRFNAAVDLGGDRSFAGFLDSLAVFVREGPAERLVIDLRSNGGGNGNLASLIVDCVTGIGKFERPGRLYVLISRRSFSAAAMTASMLRYNTQAIFVGETTAQGPDFFSSPAIVRLPECRRAFFVSTRATLATPVRGDRAPIEPDIPVRCTWADFAAGRDAAIDLILGRDMPRVRSGPPELDAALIRRLVGRYRFSPWQSLDMEHDEGGLRLRIDDAIEGSLCRARTDVVPVGDELGTGIPGVFIRFVDGVDGKPDSLLVDWRGHVIVAPRAPADWSLPMELVAAGRVEEGIDLFRRDIAPIADKTPQIERMLNNLGYRFMRNERLDDAIAVFELNTELYPRSANAWDSLGEGCMEAGRTKDAIRFYEKSLDLNPDNANAKRMLERLRGSGEGRNDP
- a CDS encoding acyltransferase — its product is MANDSTKTVLVKQFHGEYNYRMEQVVRERRHDLDWLRVIVTINLIPFHTAWMITSVGGFSSVQRGTVAWYALHGYVNFCSPLHMYLLFLVAGTASAMAMRYRSRREYVVERVRRLLVPLLAFMILLFPVLGWHWPSDIDLTGVDFLTQFWPWCILTMFHSPVSGGPNWAHMWFVGYLFIYSMLLLYAYPRILAGTCRFCEQTTRLLTGRRGAIFLGGVPIAAIFALLSPIWPFFQNNLYTDWGYFAYNLTAFLFGLVIAGDPRWRRAIDRHLTVSLALGIALSAAKLYMEYTGNSAPAYAPGYLLYSLVAGLNTWCWTISILGFVRRFLSFSNRFLRWFNRISYPFYILHLVAISVTGHYVTRLRLGILAEFVAICAVSYAACLLVCELAKRTPPTRLLLGVKTRK
- a CDS encoding TIGR00341 family protein, producing MSLRMIEIVIPEAEMPALEEILKERAATRIWTETIAEGKGRAKVLMPPELVESTLDALRERFGGSPGFRAMLLRVEATVPEIKVDEERKEQKEKAAAAAATPDADRISREELYEAVLDGARLSRIYFVMVVLSTLVAAIGLTRGDVAVIIGAMVIAPLLGPNVAMALATTLGDTTLLRKGLAALGAGVAVSGALSVGIGLVIHVDPSAPQLAARASLGISDVLLAVTAGIAGTFSYTTGLPTALIGVMVAVALLPPLVTAGLLLGGGMPDLALRAAALLVTNIACVNLAGVVTFLAQRVRPRRWWEEERARRAARISIAIWVVVLAVLVAAMLLFWRV